The following is a genomic window from Fimbriimonadia bacterium.
CATCGGGGTGAGCCACTGGAGCAGGACAAAACCCAGGAGCAACAGCGCTGCGCGGGCGAAGGGCGCTCCCGGGCTCTGAGGCGCAGGTTCCATTGCGGCCCAAGTATAGCCGACCCACGGGTAGAATCCCCGCCACCATGGACGGCTTGCGCATTCTTATCGCCGACGACGAACCCATCATACGCATGGACCTGCGGCAGACGCTGGAGTCGCAGGGCTACACCGTTATCGCCGAGGCTGGCGATGGTGCGCAGGCGGTGGAGCTTGCCCGCACGCATCATCCGGACCTCTGCATCCTGGACGTCAAGATGCCTGCCTTGGACGGCATCGAGGCGATGGAGCGCATTTACGAGGAGGAGATCGCCCCATGCGTCCTGCTCACCGCCTACGCCGATCGCGAGCTAGTGGAGCGGGCGAAAAGCGTGGGAGCGTTCGCCTACCTGGTAAAGCCCTTCAGCGCAGAGGAGATTCCCCCCGCCATCGAGGTCGCCCGAGCGCGCTATGACCAGGAGCAGGCTCTGAAGGAAGAGGTCGCGGACCTCGAAGACCGTCTCGAGACGCGCAAGCTAGTAGACCGGGCAAAGGGCATTCTGATGCGGGTGCACAATCTAAGCGAGGCAGACGCCTACCGGCGCATTCAGGTTCAGAGCATGAACACGAGAAAAACGATGCGGCAGATCGCCGAGGCGGTTATTCTCGCGCATGGAGTGTAAAGGCGGATGATTGACGTCATCATGCCCAAGATGGGCGACGGCATGGAAGAGGGCACGCTGGTCGAGTGGCTGAAGAAAGAGGGAGAGAAGGTAGCCACCGACGAGGTGATAGCCAACATCCAGACGGATAAGGCAGTTGTGGAGCTTACTTCGCCGGGCACTGGAGTTCTGGCGGGCGTGCTGGTGAAGCCAGACGAGACCGTACCGGTGGGCACTCGCATCGCCGCGATCCTGCAGGAAGGGGAGACGCTGCCTTCGGACTGGTCTGCTGCGGCCCCCTCGAACGGTGCGCCCGCTGAGGCAGCGCCTGCTAAGGCTCCAGAAAAGACCGAGCCTGTATCGTCACCCGCGACCGGGGATCGCGTGAAGGCCTCCCCGCTCGCCAAGAAGATCGCGGAAGCAGAGGGAATCGACCTGAGCCGAGTGACTGGCACGGGCCCGGGCGGACGTATCGTGGAGCGAGACGTGAGGGCATTCACGACCGAGCGACCCGTCGCCGCAGTCGCGAATCCCGCCGGCGGCGTGCGCAAGCTGTCGCGGTTGCGGCAGATCATCGCCGAGCGGACGCAGCAGGCCAAACGCGATGCGCCGCACTTCTACGTTACGGTCGAGGTGGATGTCGAGGAGCTGTTCGCGCTGCGCGAGAAGATCAACTCCCACGCGGAGGTGAAGATCTCCGTCAACGACTTCGTGATGAAGGCCTGCGCGCTGGCCCTCCGGGAGATGCCCGAGGTGAACTCCAACTTCGTGGACGGCGAGTGGGTCATCGGTGATAGCGTGAACATCGGGATGGCGGTGGCCACGGACGAGGGCCTGCTCGTTCCGGTGTTGAAGGGCTGCGAGGCGAAGAGCCTGCGCGCCATCTCGCGCGAGGCGAAGGACCTGGCCGGTCGCACTCGCGACGGCAAGGTGCAGCCCGACGAGCTGACCGGTAGCACCTTCAGCATCAGCAACATGGGCATGCTGAGTGTGGACAACTTCACCGCCATTCTCAACACACCCAACGGCGCGATCGTCGCGGTGAGCACGGCCCGCCGTGTGCCTGTCGTGCTGCCGGACGATTCCATCGCCCCTCGCTGGCGGA
Proteins encoded in this region:
- a CDS encoding response regulator — protein: MDGLRILIADDEPIIRMDLRQTLESQGYTVIAEAGDGAQAVELARTHHPDLCILDVKMPALDGIEAMERIYEEEIAPCVLLTAYADRELVERAKSVGAFAYLVKPFSAEEIPPAIEVARARYDQEQALKEEVADLEDRLETRKLVDRAKGILMRVHNLSEADAYRRIQVQSMNTRKTMRQIAEAVILAHGV
- a CDS encoding 2-oxo acid dehydrogenase subunit E2, with the protein product MIDVIMPKMGDGMEEGTLVEWLKKEGEKVATDEVIANIQTDKAVVELTSPGTGVLAGVLVKPDETVPVGTRIAAILQEGETLPSDWSAAAPSNGAPAEAAPAKAPEKTEPVSSPATGDRVKASPLAKKIAEAEGIDLSRVTGTGPGGRIVERDVRAFTTERPVAAVANPAGGVRKLSRLRQIIAERTQQAKRDAPHFYVTVEVDVEELFALREKINSHAEVKISVNDFVMKACALALREMPEVNSNFVDGEWVIGDSVNIGMAVATDEGLLVPVLKGCEAKSLRAISREAKDLAGRTRDGKVQPDELTGSTFSISNMGMLSVDNFTAILNTPNGAIVAVSTARRVPVVLPDDSIAPRWRMNLTGSFDHRTLDGAVGARFMNVVRDYLESPYRLLE